A single genomic interval of Daucus carota subsp. sativus chromosome 1, DH1 v3.0, whole genome shotgun sequence harbors:
- the LOC108198481 gene encoding F-box/kelch-repeat protein At3g06240, with the protein MGRRDYINLLPKELLSDVFIRLPAKSLGQCKCVSKSWKSLISDPNLIQTHLIRASVTKLMLISFHSDPCGMYTTDFFHDARYDYKNPNCKKLLKTVLARMKAQRETKKKLNFKNSSNRWTKVWGSCDGLILVQNDLLHPALYVLNPTTLESRKLPLLPLQFYQLSTCNTFGFGYDFSCDDYAVVAISSLSGSATVAYVSMLKASQWKRVADPPFDLIKRVAGIFLEGSLHWLSEKSMIIWAYNIAEKEFSGVPLPIGVFDSNSVFPRLGVLKGCLCLFSNVINSVSELYVMKEYGVVGSWTKLSVVLSDVSHVASLNFRDDSSGFPEHGDSVLLVSNAKFSDLYDTEVLGLPNDFRVGMTFVESLVSPEKDGNKNTREKKSETIPRPRQCRYDMSGWLKAW; encoded by the coding sequence ATGGGAAGACGAGATTACATCAATCTTCTTCCCAAAGAGTTATTATCTGATGTTTTCATTCGTCTCCCTGCTAAATCACTTGGGCAATGTAAGTGTGTTTCGAAATCATGGAAATCCCTAATATCTGACCCCAATTTAATCCAGACGCATCTCATCAGAGCCTCCGTAACTAAACTCAtgctcatttcattccattccgaCCCTTGTGGCATGTACACTACCGACTTTTTTCATGATGCCAGGTACGACTACAAGAACCCCAATTGTAAAAAACTTCTAAAGACAGTTCTTGCCAGGATGAAAGCCCAGCGAGAGACTAAGAAaaagttgaattttaaaaattcttcaAATAGATGGACTAAGGTTTGGGGTTCGTGTGATGGGTTAATTTTAGTTCAAAACGACCTGTTACACCCAGCTTTGTATGTGCTTAATCCTACAACTTTAGAGTCCAGGAAATTACCTCTTCTGCCCCTGCAATTTTATCAATTATCTACTTGCAATACGTTTGGGTTTGGCTATGATTTCTCCTGTGATGATTATGCAGTTGTTGCTATATCGTCTCTCTCTGGCTCTGCTACTGTTGCTTATGTTTCCATGCTTAAAGCAAGTCAATGGAAGAGGGTTGCGGATCCCCCCTTTGATCTAATTAAGAGGGTTGCTGGGATTTTTCTTGAAGGGTCTCTTCATTGGTTGAGTGAAAAATCGATGATTATTTGGGCATATAATATAGCTGAGAAAGAATTCTCAGGGGTGCCATTGCCAATTGGGGTTTTTGATTCGAACTCGGTGTTTCCCAGGCTTGGGGTTCTTAAGGGGTGCCTTTGTTTATTCTCTAATGTGATTAATAGTGTAAGTGAGTTGTACGTGATGAAGGAGTATGGGGTGGTGGGATCCTGGACTAAATTGTCTGTTGTTCTGTCTGATGTTTCTCATGTTGCGTCGTTAAATTTTCGGGACGATAGCTCAGGCTTTCCGGAACATGGTGACTCTGTCTTGCTAGTTTCCAATGCAAAGTTTTCAGACCTCTATGATACGGAAGTTCTTGGATTGCCAAATGATTTTCGAGTGGGGATGACTTTTGTTGAAAGCCTAGTGTCACCTGAGAAAGATGGGAACAAGAATACCAGAGAAAAGAAATCAGAAACAATACCGAGGCCGAGACAATGCAGATATGACATGTCTGGATGGCTGAAGGCTTGGTAA
- the LOC108222148 gene encoding probable protein phosphatase 2C 34, which yields MGHLSDMFNGLTKSMSIKKMKRLGNSGGREAVEAMAEEAKRNELMLKSSGTVSVDGSNNFTSVFSKRGKKGVNQDCSIVWEQYGRQEDMLFCGIFDGHGPWGHFVSKLVRDSLPLSLLCNWQDALVETAVDLNLDIETEKTLQRFSLWEQSYLKACAFVDQQLGQHRKIDSFYSGTTSLTVVRQGNLIVVANVGDSRAVLATTSDDGSTTAIQLTTDFKPNLPHEAERILQCKGRIFCLDDEPGFHRVWLPCEESPGLAMSRAFGDFCIKDFGVISVPEVTKRQITNRDQFIVLATDGVWDVISNEEAVAIVSSTPDRAKAAKRLVDSAASAWKHKRRGIAMDDISAICLFFHNSQLPHQIHPVTVPK from the exons ATGGGGCATCTGTCGGATATGTTTAATGGATTGACCAAGTCCATGTCGATAAAGAAAATGAAGAGATTGGGGAATTCTGGTGGTAGAGAGGCAGTAGAAGCAATGGCAGAGGAAGCAAAGAGGAATGAACTTATGCTTAAGTCTTCGGGTACAGTTAGTGTAGATGGATCAAACAACTTTACGTCCGTGTTCTCCAAACGAGGCAAGAAAGGAGTAAACCAAGACTGTAGCATTGTGTGGGAG CAATATGGGCGCCAAGAAGACATGCTGTTCTGTGGGATATTTGATGGACATGGTCCATGGGGACATTTTGTTTCCAAGTTGGTTAGAGACTCGCTGCCACTGTCCTTACTGTGCAATTGGCAGGATGCCCTTGTTGAAACTGCAGTTGATCTAAATCTTGATATTGAAACAGAAAAGACGCTTCAGAGGTTTAGTCTGTGGGAGCAGTCGTACTTGAAGGCTTGTGCTTTTGTTGATCAACAGCTGGGGCAACATCGAAAAATTGATTCCTTCTACAGCGGAACTACTTCCCTAACTGTGGTTAGACAG GGAAACCTTATAGTGGTAGCAAATGTCGGAGACTCTCGTGCTGTATTGGCTACCACTTCTGATGATGGCAGCACAACTGCAATCCAACTTACTACCGACTTCAAGCCCAATTTACCTC ATGAGGCTGAGCGGATACTTCAATGCAAAGGGCGAATATTTTGTTTGGATGATGAACCTGGATTTCATAGGGTCTGGCTGCCCTGTGAAGAGTCACCCGGGCTTGCTATGTCAAGAGCATTTGGTGACTTTTGCATAAAAGATTTTGGAGTAATATCTGTTCCTGAAGTGACAAAACGACAAATAACAAACAGAGACCAGTTTATTGTGCTCGCAACTGACGGG GTTTGGGATGTTATCTCAAATGAAGAGGCGGTTGCAATTGTATCATCCACTCCGGACAGAGCAAAGGCGGCGAAACGTCTAGTAGACTCTGCTGCATCTGCTTGGAAACACAAGAGGAGAGGCATTGCGATGGATGATATTTCAGCTATTTGTCTTTTCTTTCATAATTCTCAGTTACCCCATCAAATTCACCCTGTTACTGTTCCCAAATAG
- the LOC108204091 gene encoding topless-related protein 3, with translation MSSLSRELVFLILQFLEEEKFKDSVHRLEQESGFYFNMRYFEEKVHAGEWDEVEKYLSGYTKVDDNRYSMKIFFEIRKQKYLEALDRQDKSKAVDILVNDLKVFSTFNEDLYKEITQLLTLTNFRENEQLSKYGDTKTARSIMLVELKKLIEANPLFREKLVFPTLKSSRLRTLINQSLNWQHQLCKNPRPNPDIKTLFTDHTCAPPNGALAPTPVNIPSAAVAKPMAYTPIGAHGPFPPAAAAANANVMAGWMANAAASSSVQAAVVTASTLPILPNQVSSLKRPITPPTTLGMLEYQTADHEQLMKRLRSAQSVEEVTYPTAPAARQQASWSLDDLPRTVAFTMHQGSSITSMDFHPSHRTLLLVGCGNGDITLWEVAMREKLISKPFKIWDISTCSMAFQASVSKESPISVSRVTWSPDGNYLGAAFAKHLVHVYAYSGPNELNHHLEIDAHAGGVNDLAFANPNKQLCIITCGDDKLIKVWDMTGKKLFNFEGHESPVYSVCPHQKENIQFIFSTAIDGKIKAWLYDNIGSRVDYDAPGRWCTTMLYSADGSRLFSCGTSKDGDSFLVEWNESEGAIKRSYSGFRKKSVGIVQFDTTQNHFLAVGEDSQIKFWDMDNTNMLTSTDADGGLPTLPRLRFNKEGNLLAVTTENSGIKILANASGLRLLRSVEAPPFEALRSAPEPAAVKASGSSAIPNVNPVNCKVERSSPVRPAAVLNGADSVARSMEKPRHVDDVTEKTKSWQLTEITDPVQCRLVTMPDSTDATNKVARLLYTNSGVGILALGSNGIQRLWKWTRNEQNPSGKATTNVVPQHWQPNSGLLMTNDVSGVNLEEAFPCIALSKNDSYVMSASGGKVSLFNMMTFKVMTTFMPPPPTSTFLAFHPQDNNIIAIGMEDSTIHIYNVRVDEVKSKLKGHQKRVTGLAFSTNLNILISSGADAQLCVWSIDTWEKRKSVPIQLPAGKSPSGDTRVQFHSDQIRLLVSHETQLALYDASKMDCIRQWVPQDVLSAPISCATYSCNSQLVYASFCDGNVGVFDGDNLRLRCRIGPTVYLSPAVVNGSQSVYPLVVASHPQDPNQFAVGLTDGSVKVIEPTESEGKWGVTPPADSGRNPSSSTSNHAGEQLQR, from the exons ATGTCATCTTTGAGCAGAGAATTGGTGTTTCTTATACTCCAATTCCTTGAAGAGGAGAAGTTTAAAGATTCTGTTCATAG GCTTGAGCAAGAATCTGgcttctattttaatatgaggTACTTTGAGGAAAAAGTTCATGCCGGTGAATGGGATGAGGTGGAGAAATATCTCTCTGGATATACCAAGGTGGATGACAACCGGTACTCTATGAAGATATTCTTTGAAATCAGGAAGCAGAAGTATCTTGAAGCACTTGATAG GCAAGACAAGTCGAAAGCCGTGGACATACTGGTGAATGATTTGAAAGTATTCTCCACTTTCAATGAAGATTTATATAAAGAAATCACTCAGTTGCTAACACTTACCAATTTCAG GGAAAATGAGCAATTATCTAAGTACGGGGACACAAAAACCGCCCGTAGTATTATGTTGGTAGAGCTTAAGAAACTTATCGAAGCAAATCCTCTTTTCCGTGAAAAACTTGTTTTTCCCACCTTAAAGTCATCAAGATTAAGGACTTTAATCAACCAAAG TTTGAACTGGCAACATCAGCTGTGTAAAAATCCTAGGCCGAATCCAGATATTAAGACCTTATTCACAGACCATACGTGTGCACCTCCAAATGGTGCTCTTGCACCCACACCAGTCAATATTCCATCTGCCGCAGTTGCGAAGCCTATGGCTTATACACCAATTGGAGCTCACGGT CCGTTTCCGCCTGCGGCAGCTGCTGCCAATGCTAATGTTATGGCAGGTTGGATGGCAAATGCTGCAGCTTCTTCATCAGTTCAAGCAGCTGTTGTTACTGCATCAACCTTGCCTATTCTACCAAATCAAG TGTCAAGTTTGAAACGCCCAATAACACCTCCAACCACTCTGGGTATGCTTGAGTATCAGACTGCTGATCATGAGCAATTAATGAAACGTTTAAGGTCTGCACAGTCTGTTGAAGAG GTTACCTATCCAACAGCTCCAGCAGCTCGTCAACAAGCTTCTTGGTCTCTTGATGACTTGCCACGAACGGTAGCTTTCACCATGCATCAAGGATCATCTATTACTAGCATGGATTTTCATCCATCTCATCGGACATTACTTCTTG TGGGTTGTGGTAATGGTGATATCACACTTTGGGAAGTAGCGATGCGTGAGAAGTTGATCTCGAAGCCCTTTAAAATATGGGATATCTCAACTTGTTCAATggcttttcag GCATCTGTAAGCAAGGAGTCACCAATATCTGTAAGCCGTGTTACATGGAGTCCTGATGGAAACTACTTGG GGGCTGCATTTGCGAAGCATTTAGTTCATGTGTATGCGTATTCTGGACCTAATGAACTAAACCATCATCTAGAG ATAGACGCACATGCTGGTGGAGTAAATGACTTGGCTTTTGCTAATCCAAACAAGCAGTTGTGCATAATAACCTGTGGGGATGACAAGTTGATAAAG GTTTGGGATATGACAGGGAAAAAGCTATTTAACTTTGAAGGGCATGAATCACCAGTGTATTCTGTATGCCCTCACCAAAAAGAGAATATTCAG TTCATTTTTTCAACTGCAATTGATGGGAAAATTAAGGCCTGGCTCTATGATAATATTGGTTCAAGGGTTGACTATGATGCACCTGGGAGATGGTGCACTACTATGCTTTACAGTGCCGATGGCAGTAG ATTGTTTTCTTGTGGAACAAGTAAAGATGGAGACTCTTTCCTGGTTGAATGGAATGAGAGTGAAGGAGCAATAAAGCGATCATATTCTGGATTTAGAAAAAAATCAGTTGGTATCGTGCAATTTGACACAACTCAAAACCACTTTTTGGCTGTTGGCGAAGATAGTCAGATCAAGTTTTGGGATATGGACAACACAAACATGCTCACAAGTACAGATGCTGATGGCGGACTACCG ACTCTGCCTCGTTTGAGATTTAACAAAGAAGGTAATCTTCTTGCTGTTACTACTGAGAATAGTGGTATCAAGATACTTGCAAATGCGTCTGGCCTTAGGTTATTAAGGTCTGTTGAAGCCCCACCCTTTGAAGCATTAAGGTCAGCACCAGAGCCAGCTGCAGTTAAG GCTTCTGGATCTTCTGCTATTCCAAATGTCAATCCAGTTAATTGCAAAGTGGAAAGAAGCTCTCCTGTAAGGCCAGCTGCCGTTCTT AATGGAGCTGATTCTGTGGCTAGAAGCATGGAAAAGCCTAGGCATGTAGATGATGTAACCGAAAAAACCAAATCCTGGCAGTTGACGGAGATTACGGATCCTGTCCAGTGTCGGCTTGTGACAATGCCTGACAGCACTGATGCTACTAACAAG GTTGCTCGGCTTCTCTACACGAACTCTGGTGTGGGCATTTTGGCACTTGGTTCAAATGGAATTCAACGGCTTTGGAAGTGGACCCGAAATGAACAAAATCCAAGTGGAAAG GCCACTACCAATGTTGTTCCGCAGCATTGGCAACCGAACAGTGGTCTTCTTATGACCAATGATGTTTCAGGTGTCAACCTTGAGGAAGCGTTTCCATGCATAGCCCTCTCGAAGAATGATTCTTATGTAATGTCAGCCTCTGGTGGAAAGGTTTCATTATTCAACATGATGACATTTAAG GTTATGACGACATTCATGCCGCCTCCACCAACTTCAACCTTCCTAGCATTCCATCCCCAAGATAACAACATAATAGCAATTGGAATGGAGGATTCAACTATTCACATCTACAATGTTAGGGTTGATGAG GTAAAATCTAAACTTAAGGGTCATCAAAAGAGAGTGACAGGTTTAGCATTTTCCACCAATCTGAACATTCTGATTTCATCTGGTGCTGATGCTCAG CTTTGTGTTTGGAGCATTGATACTTGGGAGAAAAGAAAGTCAGTTCCAATACAACTACCTGCCGGGAAGTCTCCTAGTGGTGATACACGAGTACAATTTCACTCTGATCAAATCCGTCTACTTGTATCACATGAAACACAATTAGCATTATATGACGCCTCCAAGATGGATTGCATCCGGCAG TGGGTTCCCCAAGATGTCCTCTCAGCGCCTATATCTTGTGCCACATATTCATGCAACAGTCAACTTGTTTATGCATCTTTCTGTGATGGAAATGTCGGGGTGTTTGATGGCGATAACCTGAGACTAAGATGTCGTATTGGGCCAACAGTGTACCTGTCTCCGGCAGTAGTGAACGG